One Gloeobacter morelensis MG652769 DNA window includes the following coding sequences:
- a CDS encoding DUF1156 domain-containing protein — MVWDFAEANIFSNSSGSWLNNLDWLAKVVAASPCCRRATVNNLDAASRSSMQHSLAISTDPPYYDNIGYADLSDFFYIWLRRSIGNICSELFGTILTPKSQELVADPYRYTGEKDKAKAFFENGLEQAFSKMREQHHLDYPMTAFYAFKQSETEDDYEFSDNGMTVSTGWETMLEALIRSDFQVTGTWPVRTELGNRPRSNASNALASSIVLVCRPRLESAPVASRRDFLAAMRRELPNALRELQQGNIAPVDLQQAAIGPGMAVFSRYSKVLESDGTVMRVRTALALINQILDEVLAEQEGDFDQDTRWALSWYDEHGFDVGLYGKAETLAKARNVGINGLVESGILEAKAGKVRLLKREELSNDWNPSTDSRFTVWEAAQYLLRTYEQQGEEGAADLVARLGSHADVVRELAYRLYTICDRRGRAQEAGPYNALVISWPRIAALAASRPQEPRQESLM, encoded by the coding sequence ATGGTTTGGGACTTTGCTGAAGCCAATATTTTTAGTAATTCTTCTGGAAGCTGGCTCAATAATCTGGATTGGCTGGCTAAAGTCGTCGCTGCATCTCCTTGCTGCAGACGCGCTACTGTGAACAATTTAGATGCTGCGAGTCGTTCTAGCATGCAACACAGCTTAGCTATTTCAACCGATCCCCCTTACTATGACAATATTGGCTATGCGGATTTATCCGATTTTTTCTACATTTGGCTGCGGCGATCAATAGGCAATATCTGTTCAGAATTGTTTGGCACTATTCTTACTCCTAAATCTCAAGAACTAGTGGCCGATCCATATCGTTATACAGGTGAAAAAGACAAAGCCAAAGCTTTCTTTGAGAATGGGTTAGAGCAGGCATTTTCAAAGATGAGAGAACAGCATCATCTCGATTATCCTATGACTGCTTTCTACGCATTCAAACAATCAGAAACAGAAGATGACTACGAGTTTTCCGACAATGGCATGACTGTATCAACAGGTTGGGAAACCATGTTAGAGGCTCTCATTCGATCTGACTTTCAAGTCACGGGGACTTGGCCAGTAAGGACAGAGCTTGGTAACCGACCAAGGAGTAATGCAAGCAACGCCCTCGCCTCCTCCATCGTCCTGGTCTGCCGTCCCCGCCTCGAATCTGCCCCGGTTGCCTCTCGCCGCGATTTCCTGGCCGCCATGCGCCGAGAGCTACCCAATGCCCTTCGTGAACTTCAGCAAGGCAACATTGCCCCAGTAGATCTGCAACAAGCCGCCATCGGCCCCGGCATGGCCGTCTTCTCCCGCTACTCCAAAGTCCTCGAATCGGACGGTACCGTCATGCGCGTGCGGACGGCCCTGGCCCTCATCAACCAGATCCTGGATGAAGTTCTGGCTGAGCAAGAAGGCGATTTTGACCAGGACACCCGCTGGGCGCTCTCCTGGTACGACGAACACGGCTTCGATGTCGGTCTTTACGGCAAGGCGGAGACCCTCGCCAAGGCCCGCAACGTTGGTATCAATGGGTTGGTCGAATCCGGCATTCTCGAAGCAAAAGCCGGCAAGGTAAGGCTTCTAAAGCGAGAAGAACTGAGCAACGACTGGAATCCGTCTACCGACAGCCGCTTCACGGTTTGGGAAGCGGCCCAGTATCTGCTGCGCACCTACGAGCAGCAAGGCGAGGAAGGCGCGGCGGATCTGGTCGCCCGTCTAGGCAGCCACGCCGATGTGGTCCGCGAGCTTGCCTATCGTCTGTACACTATTTGTGATCGCCGGGGACGGGCGCAGGAGGCCGGGCCGTACAACGCCCTGGTCATCTCCTGGCCGCGCATTGCCGCACTGGCAGCAAGCCGGCCGCAGGAGCCCCGGCAGGAATCGCTCATGTAG
- a CDS encoding alcohol dehydrogenase catalytic domain-containing protein, with amino-acid sequence MHAAVFYGVGDLRYEQVPVPEVAADEVLVQVRACGLCQSDIKKLRYPLLDPPRIFGHETSGTIVRAGEAVEHWRVGERVVVLHHIPCFHCPYCLNENYSMCRVYKEVTTTAGFAPAGGGFAEYVKVPGHIVRSGGLMAIPDGVSFEEASFVEPTNCCLKAVQKARIQPGQWVLITGAGPIGLMFAMLCRHFGAKPIVTDLLASRVERARALGAEAALDARCADLTARIHALTGGLGVDVALLAVPSVHAFHQALDATRRGGKILFFAEFAESVHIPLDPNVLYRREIDLMGSYSSSYKVQHLAADIVFGRRIDVQALISDFYPLAELARAVEQAVHPTPETCKILIRP; translated from the coding sequence ATGCACGCGGCGGTTTTCTACGGCGTAGGCGATCTGCGCTACGAACAGGTGCCGGTTCCCGAAGTCGCGGCGGACGAGGTGCTGGTGCAGGTGCGCGCCTGCGGTCTGTGCCAGTCGGACATCAAAAAGCTGCGCTACCCGCTACTGGACCCGCCGCGCATCTTCGGCCACGAGACGAGCGGCACGATCGTCCGCGCCGGCGAAGCGGTAGAGCACTGGCGGGTGGGCGAGCGGGTGGTGGTGCTGCACCACATTCCCTGCTTTCACTGCCCCTACTGCCTCAACGAGAACTACTCGATGTGCCGGGTCTACAAAGAAGTGACCACTACCGCGGGCTTTGCTCCCGCCGGCGGCGGCTTCGCCGAGTACGTCAAGGTGCCCGGCCACATCGTGCGCTCGGGAGGCCTGATGGCGATTCCCGACGGGGTGAGCTTCGAAGAAGCGAGCTTCGTCGAACCCACCAACTGCTGCTTGAAGGCCGTGCAAAAAGCCCGGATCCAGCCCGGTCAGTGGGTGCTCATCACCGGCGCCGGTCCGATCGGGCTGATGTTCGCCATGCTCTGCCGGCACTTCGGAGCGAAACCGATCGTCACCGACTTGCTCGCCTCGCGCGTCGAGCGCGCCCGCGCCCTCGGGGCTGAGGCCGCCCTCGATGCGCGCTGCGCCGATCTGACCGCCCGGATCCACGCCCTCACCGGCGGCCTCGGGGTGGATGTCGCCTTGCTCGCGGTGCCCAGCGTGCACGCTTTTCACCAGGCCCTCGATGCGACGCGCAGAGGCGGCAAGATTCTATTTTTTGCCGAATTTGCCGAATCGGTGCACATCCCGCTCGATCCGAACGTGCTCTACCGGCGCGAAATCGACTTGATGGGTTCCTACAGCTCCTCGTACAAAGTCCAGCACCTGGCAGCCGACATCGTCTTCGGGCGGCGCATCGACGTGCAGGCGCTCATCTCGGACTTTTATCCGCTCGCTGAACTGGCGAGGGCGGTGGAGCAGGCCGTGCATCCCACCCCCGAGACGTGCAAAATTCTTATCCGGCCTTGA
- a CDS encoding lysylphosphatidylglycerol synthase transmembrane domain-containing protein encodes MLPSLRIPGVGAHLRVGPVTKTVLKVVASLLLLVVLLYFVDGRKVAAVLAGTNPVWLAVAVVGFLGGQALNALKWHWLGEALALPFSRRRYVQVYFMGLFLAAFLPSSLGGDVGRAVLLGRETRGWAVAYTVLADRYSGMMFLLGLASAACATLGTYDRLKPWLWALSAGVFAAWALLGPLSRRLAGRPFKLAPALGAVADWEERLRTPGHLARVGTSSLAIQLINWGVLVAIALALPMDVPAAALMTAYGLTTLATLAPVSINGLGVREGGYVLLLGMAGVPAEQALGFGALWFAVYTVAALVGGVAWLLPGGRQVKAG; translated from the coding sequence ATGCTCCCGTCCCTGCGGATACCCGGCGTAGGTGCGCATCTGCGCGTCGGTCCTGTGACCAAAACGGTTTTAAAGGTAGTAGCCAGTCTGCTGCTGCTGGTGGTTTTGCTGTATTTCGTCGATGGGCGCAAGGTCGCAGCGGTGCTGGCGGGCACCAATCCCGTCTGGTTGGCGGTGGCGGTGGTGGGGTTTCTGGGCGGTCAGGCGCTCAACGCCCTCAAGTGGCACTGGCTGGGGGAGGCTCTGGCCCTGCCGTTTAGCCGCCGCCGCTACGTGCAGGTCTACTTTATGGGGTTGTTTCTGGCGGCATTTTTGCCGAGCAGCCTCGGAGGCGACGTTGGTCGGGCGGTGCTGCTCGGGCGCGAGACGCGCGGCTGGGCAGTCGCCTACACGGTGCTTGCCGACCGCTACAGCGGCATGATGTTTCTGTTGGGGCTGGCGAGTGCCGCCTGCGCCACCCTCGGCACCTACGACCGCCTCAAACCCTGGCTGTGGGCCTTGAGCGCGGGGGTGTTCGCCGCCTGGGCGCTGTTGGGTCCGCTGAGCCGCCGTCTGGCCGGGAGGCCATTCAAACTTGCCCCAGCCCTGGGGGCGGTCGCCGACTGGGAGGAGCGACTGCGCACCCCCGGCCATCTGGCGCGCGTCGGCACCAGCAGCCTCGCCATCCAGCTCATCAACTGGGGGGTGCTGGTGGCGATTGCCCTAGCGCTGCCGATGGATGTACCGGCGGCGGCTCTGATGACTGCCTACGGCCTCACGACCCTGGCGACGCTGGCACCGGTGAGCATCAACGGCCTGGGGGTGCGCGAGGGGGGGTATGTGCTGCTGTTGGGCATGGCGGGGGTGCCAGCGGAGCAGGCCCTCGGTTTTGGAGCGCTCTGGTTCGCCGTCTACACCGTCGCCGCTCTGGTGGGCGGCGTTGCCTGGCTGCTGCCGGGGGGGCGGCAGGTCAAGGCCGGATAA
- a CDS encoding alr0857 family protein: protein MLKLMYTEAGIYIEAVELSVERFVGERGAFAASVGINLIAEPGWASVLVADLPGAASLTGQPGIALCRAEEGFVEVSVIGVWLASAPTSEEGVFAAELPPECEARLLALWKHGCRAELSLTD, encoded by the coding sequence ATGTTGAAGCTGATGTACACCGAAGCGGGAATCTATATAGAGGCGGTGGAACTGTCCGTCGAGCGCTTCGTGGGCGAGCGCGGCGCCTTTGCCGCCTCGGTGGGGATAAACTTGATCGCTGAGCCGGGCTGGGCGTCGGTGCTGGTGGCGGACCTGCCGGGGGCGGCTTCCCTCACAGGCCAACCGGGCATTGCCCTGTGCCGGGCGGAGGAAGGGTTCGTGGAAGTGAGCGTTATCGGCGTGTGGCTGGCGAGCGCACCAACCAGCGAGGAGGGCGTCTTCGCCGCCGAGTTGCCCCCCGAGTGCGAAGCGCGGCTGCTGGCCCTGTGGAAGCACGGCTGCCGGGCCGAATTGAGCCTCACCGATTAG
- a CDS encoding ATP-binding protein: MRTFWGELAWQLLGAGGYALVAESDERSVNPGSDLLRDLLRRSAPCLILIDEWVAYVRQLYEDNSLPAGSFETNLTFAQSLTEAVRAVPKALLVASLPSSDIEVGGPAGQAALVRLRNTFSRLESSWRPASAEEGFEIVRRRLFQPLTDPALLTARDTVVRAFMDFYRASPNDFPSACSDNDYERRFRTAYPIHPELFDRLYEDWSSLDKFQRTRGVLRLMALVIHELWIQNDTNLLIMPASIPIDTSPVQSELTHYLGDNWAPVIEKDVDGPNSEPMKLDKDFPNLGRLSAGRRVTRTIYMGSAPKKGGNIQGIDIRSIRLGCAQPGENIATFADALSRLSDQATHLYQDNSRYWFDTLPNVTRLAQDEAARLEGEVVVAEIIRRLQQERQEKRRGDFARVIVAPPDSGEVADEREVRLVILGPQHCHIKDNSTSPARLEAAQILAQRGSGPRLYSNTLVFLAADNRRLEELKTAVRQYLAWKLIDERKETLTLDSFQLNQITSKLAGADSDIDARIPQTYEWLLVPTQENAQSPVEWSEYILRGSDPIVLRACRKLRTEEQLLTEYAGSLLRRVIDNIPLWNGEHVVVQQLAEYFARYIYLPRLRDPQVLVQAIRNGVGLLAWETDAFAYADAFDGKRYLGLQASMPNITVLLNESSVLVRPEAARRQLDADEAARSSVQTASGQGTAPASAESGGTYQQPTASATVQRKPVRFFGSVKVDALKTVSTVGTLQDAIVQHLASLVGTEVEITLDIQARSPEGFPEHIVRIVSENCRTLRFESSGFEEA, translated from the coding sequence GTGAGGACTTTCTGGGGTGAACTGGCCTGGCAGTTGTTGGGTGCGGGGGGGTACGCCCTGGTGGCCGAGTCCGACGAGCGCAGCGTCAACCCCGGATCGGATCTGCTGCGGGATCTATTGAGGCGCTCTGCTCCCTGCTTGATCTTGATCGACGAGTGGGTAGCCTACGTGCGACAGCTTTACGAGGACAACTCGCTGCCGGCAGGCTCATTCGAGACCAACCTCACCTTTGCCCAATCGCTCACCGAGGCGGTGCGGGCGGTGCCCAAAGCGCTATTGGTGGCCAGCTTGCCCTCGTCGGATATCGAGGTCGGCGGCCCGGCGGGGCAGGCGGCCCTGGTCCGGCTGCGCAATACCTTCAGCCGCCTGGAGTCGAGCTGGCGTCCGGCCAGCGCCGAAGAAGGATTCGAGATCGTCCGGCGGCGACTATTTCAGCCGCTCACCGACCCGGCACTGCTCACCGCCCGCGATACGGTGGTGCGCGCCTTTATGGATTTCTACCGCGCCAGCCCGAACGATTTTCCAAGCGCCTGCAGCGACAACGACTACGAGCGGCGCTTCCGCACGGCCTACCCGATCCACCCGGAATTGTTCGACCGGCTCTACGAGGACTGGTCGAGCCTGGATAAGTTCCAACGCACCCGCGGCGTGCTGCGGCTGATGGCGCTGGTGATCCACGAACTGTGGATCCAAAACGACACCAACCTGCTCATCATGCCCGCGAGTATTCCGATCGACACCAGCCCCGTCCAGTCGGAGCTGACCCACTATCTGGGGGATAACTGGGCACCGGTGATCGAAAAGGACGTGGACGGCCCCAACTCCGAACCGATGAAGCTGGATAAGGACTTTCCGAACCTGGGAAGGCTCTCGGCCGGCCGCCGGGTCACCCGGACCATCTACATGGGTTCAGCTCCCAAAAAGGGCGGCAACATCCAGGGCATCGACATCCGCTCGATCCGCCTGGGGTGCGCCCAGCCCGGCGAAAACATCGCCACCTTCGCCGACGCCCTCAGCCGCCTGAGCGATCAAGCCACCCATCTTTACCAGGACAACAGCCGCTACTGGTTCGACACCCTCCCCAATGTCACGCGCCTGGCCCAGGACGAAGCGGCCCGCCTCGAAGGCGAAGTGGTCGTCGCTGAGATTATCAGGCGTCTGCAGCAGGAGCGGCAGGAGAAGCGGCGGGGAGACTTCGCCCGGGTGATTGTTGCTCCACCCGACAGCGGCGAGGTGGCCGACGAGCGCGAGGTGCGCCTGGTGATTCTCGGCCCGCAACATTGCCACATCAAGGACAACTCCACCAGCCCCGCCCGCCTGGAAGCAGCCCAAATCCTGGCCCAGCGCGGTTCGGGGCCAAGACTCTACAGCAATACCCTGGTGTTTCTAGCCGCCGACAACCGCCGGTTGGAGGAGTTGAAGACGGCAGTGCGGCAATACCTGGCCTGGAAACTGATCGACGAGCGCAAGGAGACTCTGACGCTCGACTCTTTCCAGCTCAATCAGATCACTTCAAAGCTGGCGGGTGCCGACAGCGACATCGACGCGCGCATTCCGCAGACCTACGAGTGGCTGCTGGTGCCGACCCAAGAGAATGCCCAGTCGCCAGTCGAGTGGTCCGAGTACATCCTGCGCGGCAGCGATCCGATTGTTTTGCGCGCCTGCCGCAAGCTCAGGACCGAGGAGCAACTGCTGACCGAGTACGCCGGTTCGCTCCTGCGCCGGGTGATAGACAACATTCCTCTCTGGAACGGGGAGCACGTCGTGGTGCAACAGTTGGCTGAGTATTTCGCCCGCTATATCTACCTGCCCCGGCTGCGCGACCCGCAGGTGCTCGTACAGGCTATCCGCAACGGTGTCGGTCTGCTTGCTTGGGAAACGGACGCTTTTGCCTACGCCGATGCCTTCGACGGCAAGCGCTATCTGGGATTGCAGGCCAGTATGCCGAACATCACTGTGCTGCTCAACGAGTCCAGCGTGCTGGTCAGACCCGAGGCCGCCCGCCGCCAACTGGATGCGGATGAGGCGGCTAGAAGCTCCGTACAGACAGCCTCTGGGCAAGGGACTGCCCCTGCGAGTGCTGAAAGTGGCGGTACCTATCAGCAGCCCACAGCATCCGCAACCGTACAGCGCAAACCCGTGCGTTTTTTCGGTTCGGTCAAAGTGGACGCTCTGAAAACCGTGAGCACCGTCGGCACCCTCCAGGATGCCATCGTCCAGCACCTGGCCAGTCTGGTCGGCACCGAAGTCGAAATCACCCTCGACATCCAGGCCCGCTCCCCCGAAGGGTTCCCGGAGCATATCGTGCGCATCGTCAGCGAAAATTGCCGGACATTGCGCTTTGAAAGTTCGGGTTTTGAGGAGGCGTGA
- a CDS encoding DUF2811 domain-containing protein, whose amino-acid sequence MKTMVSVLAEIPEELHDTLQVYLDNHPDWDQNRIFTAALSLFLLQNGNGDRRAARTYLNTLFQKTS is encoded by the coding sequence ATGAAAACAATGGTCAGCGTTCTGGCTGAGATTCCCGAAGAATTGCATGATACGCTTCAAGTCTATCTGGACAATCATCCCGACTGGGATCAAAACCGTATCTTCACCGCCGCCCTCTCTTTGTTTTTGCTGCAAAATGGCAATGGAGACCGGCGCGCCGCTCGCACCTATCTCAATACCCTGTTTCAAAAGACTTCATAA
- a CDS encoding U32 family peptidase — translation MVWRCPELLAPAGDWECARAAVENGADAVYFGLERFNARLRAHNFSEADLPELMAYLHSRGVRGYVTFNTLVFADELASAERSLRAIVAAGVDAAIVQDIGICRLMRQISPDFPIHASTQMTVTSAAGVDFVRELGCTLVVLARECSLAEIAKIRTATAERPLPLEIFVHGALCVAYSGQCLTSEALGGRSANRGECAQACRLPYELVADGERVDLGERAYLLSPQDLAGIELIPELLRAGLASLKIEGRLKSAEYVASVTRVYRQALDRAAAALEKTGPVDSASRYALEMAFSRGLFSGWLEGIDNQRLVHARYGKKRGVYLGEVLRVHAGTVELGLEAPLKPGDGVVFDGGRPEEPEQGGRVYTVETDGGIARVGFGRGDIHWRRVRPGDKLWKTSDPELERRVRQSFVAGAAPFQRPVHLKVYGRPGEALILEAQDESGRLVRLQSSLPLAEAQKHALDTERLAEQLGRLGGTPLKLGTLDNRIEGAVHLPVSELNRLRREVVERLIALRAEPLRRQIHPAPAALRVRCDGPVPAEPELIALVRSFAQLDAVLGSGLRTVYCELEDVRQYRRAVERARAAGVTLFVAPPRIAKMGEEWILGQVRASGADGYLVRNYDHLHYFASERCVGDFSLNVANPLAAEYLKERYALERLTASYDLNVAQLSALLTGAPPAWFEVTIHQHMPLFHMEHCVFCAFLSEGTDYTNCGRPCEQVEVQLRDRVGSVHPLKADAGCRNTLFNARAQSGAEYVQHLVGLGARYLRVEFLNDPPERVGTVLDSYRQLLAGRISGSELWRQLKLFNQLGVTRGQLPY, via the coding sequence ATGGTGTGGCGGTGTCCGGAGCTGTTGGCCCCGGCGGGCGATTGGGAGTGCGCCCGGGCGGCGGTCGAAAACGGCGCCGATGCCGTCTACTTTGGGCTGGAGCGCTTCAATGCCCGCCTGCGCGCCCACAACTTCAGCGAAGCCGATTTGCCGGAGTTGATGGCGTACCTGCACAGCCGCGGCGTGCGGGGCTACGTCACCTTCAATACGCTCGTCTTCGCAGACGAACTGGCCAGTGCCGAGCGCAGCCTGCGGGCGATCGTGGCGGCCGGGGTGGATGCGGCCATCGTCCAGGACATCGGCATCTGCCGTCTGATGCGCCAAATCTCGCCGGATTTTCCCATCCACGCTTCCACCCAGATGACCGTCACCAGCGCAGCGGGGGTCGATTTCGTGCGCGAACTGGGTTGCACCCTGGTGGTGCTCGCCCGCGAATGTTCGCTCGCCGAGATTGCCAAAATCCGCACGGCTACCGCCGAGCGGCCTTTGCCGCTGGAGATCTTTGTGCACGGGGCGCTGTGTGTGGCCTACTCGGGGCAGTGCCTCACCAGCGAGGCGCTCGGAGGCCGCTCGGCCAACCGCGGCGAGTGCGCCCAGGCCTGCCGTTTGCCCTACGAACTGGTCGCAGACGGTGAACGGGTGGACCTGGGGGAGCGTGCCTACTTGCTGAGCCCCCAGGACCTGGCCGGGATCGAGCTGATCCCAGAACTGCTGCGCGCCGGACTTGCCTCGCTCAAGATCGAAGGCCGGCTCAAGTCTGCCGAGTACGTGGCCAGTGTCACCCGTGTCTACCGCCAGGCCCTCGACCGGGCGGCAGCTGCGCTAGAAAAGACCGGCCCTGTCGATTCTGCGTCTCGCTACGCCCTGGAGATGGCTTTTTCCCGGGGGCTTTTCAGCGGTTGGCTTGAGGGCATCGACAACCAGCGGTTGGTCCACGCCCGCTACGGCAAGAAGCGGGGAGTCTACCTGGGCGAAGTGCTGCGGGTGCACGCAGGCACGGTCGAACTGGGGCTCGAAGCTCCCCTCAAACCGGGAGACGGCGTCGTCTTCGACGGCGGCAGGCCCGAGGAACCCGAGCAGGGGGGCCGAGTCTACACGGTCGAAACCGACGGCGGCATCGCCCGCGTCGGTTTTGGTCGGGGGGACATCCACTGGCGGCGGGTGCGGCCGGGGGACAAACTCTGGAAAACCAGCGACCCCGAACTGGAGCGCCGGGTGCGCCAGAGCTTCGTGGCCGGGGCGGCTCCTTTTCAGCGGCCCGTTCACCTGAAGGTCTACGGCCGGCCGGGCGAAGCGCTCATTCTCGAAGCCCAGGACGAATCCGGTCGCCTGGTGCGGCTACAATCGTCGCTGCCCCTGGCTGAAGCCCAGAAGCACGCCCTCGACACCGAACGGCTGGCGGAGCAGTTGGGCCGCCTTGGGGGAACGCCCTTGAAGCTCGGCACCCTCGACAACCGCATCGAAGGGGCCGTCCATCTGCCGGTGAGCGAACTGAACCGGCTGCGCCGCGAGGTGGTGGAGCGATTGATCGCCCTGCGCGCCGAGCCTTTGCGCCGGCAGATCCATCCGGCCCCGGCGGCCCTGCGCGTGCGCTGCGACGGGCCGGTTCCCGCCGAGCCGGAACTGATCGCCCTGGTGCGTTCGTTTGCCCAACTCGACGCGGTGCTGGGTAGCGGCCTGCGCACGGTTTATTGCGAACTGGAGGATGTGCGGCAGTACCGCCGGGCGGTGGAGCGGGCCCGTGCTGCGGGGGTCACCCTCTTTGTCGCACCGCCGCGCATCGCCAAGATGGGCGAAGAGTGGATCTTGGGCCAGGTGAGGGCGAGCGGTGCGGACGGCTACCTGGTGCGCAACTACGATCACCTGCATTACTTCGCCTCCGAACGCTGCGTTGGCGATTTCTCTTTGAACGTCGCCAACCCGCTTGCCGCCGAGTACCTCAAAGAGCGCTACGCCCTCGAACGGCTTACCGCGAGCTACGACCTGAATGTCGCCCAGCTTTCGGCCCTGCTCACCGGTGCGCCGCCCGCCTGGTTCGAGGTCACTATCCACCAGCACATGCCGTTGTTCCACATGGAGCACTGTGTCTTTTGCGCTTTTTTATCCGAAGGCACCGATTACACCAACTGCGGTCGGCCCTGCGAGCAAGTCGAAGTCCAACTGCGCGACCGCGTCGGCTCGGTGCACCCGCTCAAAGCGGACGCCGGTTGCCGCAACACGCTCTTCAACGCCAGAGCCCAGAGCGGCGCCGAGTACGTGCAGCATCTGGTCGGACTGGGGGCGCGTTATTTGCGGGTGGAATTTCTCAACGACCCCCCCGAGCGGGTGGGCACCGTCCTCGACAGCTACCGCCAGCTTTTGGCGGGCCGGATAAGCGGCAGCGAGTTGTGGCGGCAATTAAAACTTTTCAACCAGTTGGGCGTCACCCGCGGCCAGTTGCCTTATTGA
- a CDS encoding mechanosensitive ion channel family protein encodes MDFNAIGQTILVTVTDVGLKVVGAILLYIFGRWLIGVIIGLVQNALYKQKIDPTVVRYVGSIVGVLANIALVVSILGYFGVETTTFAALVAAAGVAIGAAWGGLLSNFAAGVFLIILRPFKVGDFICAGGVTGTVKEIGLFVTAIDTPDNVHTFVGNTKVFGDNIQNYSTNPYRRVELTAQLNASVDHTDAIARLKQKLSSIPNVLSDPAPDVEILEFSAAGPVLAVRPFCNNAHYWQVYFDTNRLIRETFGEAGYPVPQQYVTMRNVA; translated from the coding sequence ATGGACTTCAATGCAATCGGTCAAACGATTCTTGTCACTGTTACCGACGTCGGCTTAAAAGTCGTCGGCGCGATTCTTCTTTATATCTTTGGTCGCTGGCTGATCGGCGTGATCATCGGATTGGTACAAAACGCCCTTTACAAACAAAAAATCGATCCGACGGTCGTCCGCTACGTCGGTTCGATCGTTGGTGTACTCGCCAACATCGCGTTGGTCGTCTCGATCCTCGGCTACTTCGGCGTCGAGACGACCACCTTTGCTGCGCTGGTGGCGGCGGCGGGTGTGGCGATCGGGGCGGCCTGGGGCGGGCTGCTCTCGAACTTTGCCGCGGGCGTCTTTTTAATCATCTTGCGGCCTTTTAAAGTCGGCGACTTTATCTGTGCCGGGGGAGTGACCGGCACCGTCAAAGAAATCGGCTTGTTCGTGACGGCAATCGACACCCCGGACAACGTCCACACCTTCGTGGGCAACACCAAGGTCTTCGGCGACAACATCCAGAACTATTCGACCAATCCCTACCGCCGCGTCGAGTTGACCGCGCAGCTCAATGCCAGCGTCGATCACACCGACGCCATCGCCCGCCTCAAACAAAAGCTCTCTTCGATCCCGAATGTGCTGAGCGACCCGGCCCCGGACGTCGAGATTCTCGAATTTAGCGCCGCCGGTCCGGTGCTCGCCGTGCGGCCCTTCTGCAACAACGCCCACTACTGGCAGGTCTATTTCGACACCAACCGCCTGATTCGCGAAACCTTCGGCGAAGCGGGCTACCCGGTGCCGCAGCAGTACGTGACGATGCGCAACGTGGCGTAG